The genomic region AGGCTGCCGCTCGGCGACCGTCAGCACCAGCGTGCGCGGCAGCTCGATCGCCCGCGACACATGATCGATGACGGGATCTTTCTGAAGGCGCTTGACGAACGGCTGCCGCGCGGCCATCAGAAAGATATTGGTCTTATTGGGAACCTGCGCCTCGGCGAAGACTTGATCGCCGGGCAGAGTCTGAAGCCCCTCGATGCGCACATGCGTCACGCGCAGATACGGGTTCGCCAGCAAAAGTCCCAGCGCTTCCGCCACGAGCAGCACGGCGCAGCAGCGCCGGATGATCCTATGCCAGTTGCGGCGGCGGCGATTGGCGCGGCGCTTGCCGGGCGGCGTCACCCCGATCCGTCCCGACCGTGATGTGTGCGTAGGCTTGTGCAACGGGGTCCGACGTCCTTCCCGTGGTTCGATCCGCGCGGAGCGCGGGATTCGATCAGCGTGGCTCCAGCGCCAGCTCGATCAGCCGGTCCAGCAGTTTCGGAAACGCGATGCCGGCCGCCTGCGCGGAGCGCGGCAGCAGGCTCGTGGTCGTCATACCGGGAATGGTGTTCGTTTCCAGCGTATAGATAGCGCCATCGGAAGTGACGATCATATCCGTGCGCGACATCCCCCGGCAGCCCAGCGTCTCATGACAGAGCGCCGCGATGCGCCGCGCCTCGGCGGCGATGCTGTCGGACACGCGCGCCGGCACGATCTCGTCCGTCGCGCCCGGCGTGTACTTCGCCGCGAAGTCATAGAAGCCGCTCGCGGGGACGATCTCGACAATCGGCAGGATCTCCAGATCTCGGTTACCGATCACCGGGACCGTGATCTCCGTTCCCGTGACGAACTGCTCGATCAAAGCCGCATCGTCATACTCGAACGCCGTTTTGATCGCGCCTTCCAATTGATCCGCTTCCGTCACGCGAGTCACGCCGAAGGTCGATCCCTGCGCGCTCGGCTTCACGATCACCGGCAGCGGCATGGCGCGCAGCGTGTCCCAGTCGATCGGGCGGCCCCGGCGGACGGTTTCGCCCGCCGGCATCAGCACGCCGGCGCCGGTCAGCACGCGCTTGGACATCGCCTTGTCCATCGCGAGCGCGCTCGCCAGAACGCCGCTGCCCGTATAGGGGATTCCCAGCACTTCGAGCATTCCCTGCACCGTGCCGTCCTCGCCACCCGGGCCATGCAGCGCGATAAAGACGACGTCGGGTTTGTCCTCGGCGCGCACGCGCGAAAGCTCCGGCAGCGCTTCAATCGCCGCGCCGCCCCCGACCGGCGTCAGTGCATGTACATCCGCAGTCAGGCTGACGATGGGAAGCGTACGCCCTTCAGCCGCCGGCGCGGCCGGGAGCAGGCGGTTGCCCGTCGCCG from Capsulimonas corticalis harbors:
- a CDS encoding D-alanine--D-alanine ligase family protein, translating into MSRIKVAVLMGGSSAERDVSLSTGKQILNALDPNQYIVSAIDTATGNRLLPAAPAAEGRTLPIVSLTADVHALTPVGGGAAIEALPELSRVRAEDKPDVVFIALHGPGGEDGTVQGMLEVLGIPYTGSGVLASALAMDKAMSKRVLTGAGVLMPAGETVRRGRPIDWDTLRAMPLPVIVKPSAQGSTFGVTRVTEADQLEGAIKTAFEYDDAALIEQFVTGTEITVPVIGNRDLEILPIVEIVPASGFYDFAAKYTPGATDEIVPARVSDSIAAEARRIAALCHETLGCRGMSRTDMIVTSDGAIYTLETNTIPGMTTTSLLPRSAQAAGIAFPKLLDRLIELALEPR